Proteins encoded in a region of the Perca fluviatilis chromosome 8, GENO_Pfluv_1.0, whole genome shotgun sequence genome:
- the cnot1 gene encoding CCR4-NOT transcription complex subunit 1 isoform X7, which produces MNLDSLSLALSQISYLVDNLTKKNYRASQQEIQHIVNRHGPEADRHLLRCLFSHVDFSGDGKSSGKDFHQTQFLIQECVSLISKPNFIATLCYAVDNPLHYQKSLKPSAHLFTQLSKVLKLSKVQEVIFGLALLNSSNADLRGFAAQFIKQKLPDLLRSYVDADLGGNQEGGFQDIAIEVLQLLLSHLLFGQKGASGVGQEQIDAFLKTLCRDFPQERCPVVLAPLLYPEKRDILMDRILPDSGELAKTMMESSLAEFMQEVGYGFCASLDECRNIILQYGVREVTASQVARVLGMMARTHSGLTDGIPLQSISAPGSGIWSDSKDKNDGSQAHTWNVEVLIDVVKEVNPNLNFKEVTYELDHPGFLIRDSKGLHIVVYGIQRGLGMEVFPVDLIYRPWKHAEGQLSFIQHSLMSPEVFSFADYPCHTVAIDILKAPPEDDNREIATWKSLDLVESLLRLSEVGQYEQVKQLFSFPIKHCPDMLVLALLQISTSWHTLRHELISTLMPIFLGNHPNSAIILHYAWHGQGQSPSIRQLIMHSMAEWYMRGEQYDQAKLSRILDVAQDLKSLSMLLNGTPFAFVIDLAALASRREYLKLDKWLTDKIREHGEPFIQACVTFLKRRCPSIMGGLAPDKDQPKSAQLPPETLATMLACLQSCAGSVSQELSETILTMVANCSNVMNKARQPPPGVMPKGRAPSTSSLDAISPVQMDSLSGMGSLNLGGTATSHTQSMQGFPTSLSSAFSNPQSPAKAFPPLSNPNPSTPFGGIGSLSSQLPGMDSGPLGTGIGSGIGSSLGMPTVNTDPFGTRKMSTPGLNPPTFQQTDLSQVWPEANQHFSKEIDDEANSYFQRIYNHPPHPTMSVDEVLEMLQRFKDSTIKREREVFNCMLRNLFEEYRFFPQYPDKELHITACLFGGIIEKGLVTYMALGLALRYVLEALRKPYGSKMYYFGIAALDRFKNRLKDYPQYCQHLASIAHFLQFPHHLQECVQYIEYGQQSRDPPVKMQGSITTPGSLALAQVQAQAQSQQPGVPKAPQPGQPSTLVTTATTTTTVAKTPTITRPTPSTFKKDVPPSINTTNIDTLLVATDQTERIVEPPENVQEKIAFIFNNLSQSNMTQKVEELKETVKEEFMPWVSQYLVMKRVSIEPNFHGLYSNFLDTLKNPEFVKMVLNETYRNIKVLLTSDKAAANFSDRSLLKNLGHWLGMITLAKNKPILYTDLEVKSLLLEAYVKGQQELLYVVPFVAKVLESSLRSMVFRPQNPWTMAIMNVLAELHQEHDLKLNLKFEIEVLCKNLSLDINDLKPGNLLKDKDKLKSLEEQLSAPKKEAKPPEEMLPVSTTGDFVPFAAPPSTPATTTTTCTTTGPPTPQFSYHDINVYALAGLAPHINITVNIPLLQAHPQLKQCVRQSVERAVQELVHPVVDRSIKIAMTTCEQIIRKDFALDSEESRMRVAAHHMMRNLTAGMAMITCREPLLMSIATNLKNSFAAALRAPTPQQREMMEEAAARIAQDNCELACCFIQKTAVEKAGPEMDKRLATEFELRKHARQEGRRYCDPVVLTYQAERMPEQIRLKVGGVDPKQLAVYEEFARNVPGFLPSNDLSQPTGFLAQPMKQQAWATDDVAQIYDKCMADLEQHLHAIPPALAMNPLTQALRSLLEAVALARNSRDGIAALGLLQKAVEGLLDATSGADADLLLRYRECHLLVLKALQDGRAYGPQWCNKQITRCLIECRDEYKYNVEAVELLIRNHLVNMQQYDLHLAQSMENGLHYMAVAFAMQLVKLLLVDERSVSHVTEADLFHTIETLMRTCAHSRANAPEGLPQLMDVVRSNYEAMIDRAHGGPNFMMHSGISQASEYDDPPGLREKAEYLLREWVNLYHSAAAGRDSTKAFSAFVGQMHQQGILKTDDLITRFFRLCTEMCVEISYRAQAEQQHNPAASAAIIRAKCYHNLDAFVRLIALLVKHSGEATNTVTKINLLNKVLGIVVGVLIQDHDVRQTEFQQLPYHRIFIMLLLELNAPEHVLETINFQTLTAFCNTFHILRPTKAPGFVYAWLELISHRIFIARMLAHTPQQKGWPMYAQLLIDLFKYLAPFLRNVELNKPMQILYKGTLRVLLVLLHDFPEFLCDYHYGFCDVIPPNCIQLRNLILSAFPRNMRLPDPFTPNLKVDMLSEINIAPRILTNFTGVMPSQFKKDLDSYLKTRSPVTFLSELRSNLQVSNEPGNRYNIQLINALVLYVGTQAIAHIHNKGSTPSMSTITHSAHMDIFQNLAVDLDTEGRYLFLNAIANQLRYPNSHTHYFSCTMLYLFAEANTEAIQEQITRVLLERLIVNRPHPWGLLITFIELIKNPAFKFWSHDFVHCAPEIEKLFQSVAQCCMGQKQAQQVMEGTGAS; this is translated from the exons ACACAGTTTCTGATTCAGGAGTGTGTGTCGCTGATATCAAAGCCAAACTTTATCGCTACTCTGTGTTACGCCGTTGACAATCCCCTGCACTACCAGAAG AGTTTGAAGCCATCGGCCCACTTATTCACTCAACTGAGTAAAGTTCTTAAGCTCAGCAAGGTCCAAGAG GTGATATTTGGACTTGCTTTGCTCAACTCCAGTAACGCAGACCTTCGTGGTTTTG CTGCGCAGTTCATCAAGCAGAAACTTCCAGACCTCCTGCGGTCATACGTTGACGCAGATCTCGGAGGAAATCAGGAAGGTGGCTTCCAAGATATTGCCATAGAGGTCTTGCAATTACTGCTCTCCCATCTACTGTTTGGCCAGAAGGGAGCCAGTGGGGTAGGCCAAGAGCAGATTGACGCCTTCCTCAAGACACTTTGCCGAG ATTTCCCCCAGGAGCGCTGCCCTGTGGTGCTCGCACCACTGCTGTACCCTGAAAAACGGGACATTCTCATGGACAGGATCCTGCCAGACTCGGGGGAGTTAGCTAAGACCATGATGGAGAGTTCTCTTGCAGAATTCATGCAAGAAGTTGGCTATGGCTTCTGTGCTAG TCTTGATGAATGCAGAAACATAATCCTTCAGTATGGGGTGAGGGAGGTCACTGCCAGCCAGGTAGCCAGGGTCCTGGGCATGATGGCTCGCACCCACTCTGGCTTAACTGATGGCATCCCACTACAG TCCATCTCTGCTCCAGGAAGTGGTATCTGGAGCGATAGTAAGGATAAGAACGATGGCTCCCAAGCACACACGTGGAATGTTGAAGTTCTCATCGATGTCGTGAAAGAAGTG AATCCCAACCTGAACTTCAAAGAGGTGACATACGAATTGGACCACCCAGGCTTTCTAATCCGGGACAGTAAAGGCCTGCATATAGTGGTGTATGGCATTCAGAGGGGGTTGGGCATGGAGGTCTTTCCTGTCGATCTCATCTATAGGCCATGGAAACACGCCGAGGGACAG ctgtcattcaTTCAGCACTCCCTCATGAGCCCAGAAGTGTTTTCCTTTGCTGACTACCCTTGCCACACTGTGGCCATAGACATCCTTAAGGCCCCACCAGAGGATGACAACAGGGAGATTGCCACCTG GAAAAGTCTGGACCTGGTGGAGAGCCTGCTTAGGCTGTCTGAGGTGGGCCAGTATGAGCAGGTGAAGCAGCtgttcagctttcctatcaagcACTGCCCAGACATGTTGGTGCTGGCACTGCTGCAGATCTCCACCTCCTGGCACACACTGCGACATGAGCTCATCTCTACCCTGATGCCTATCTTCCTGGGCAACCACCCTAACTCTGCCATTATCCTGCACTACGCCTGGCATGGACAG GGACAGTCTCCCTCCATCCGTCAGCTAATTATGCATTCGATGGCTGAGTGGTACATGAGAGGGGAGCAGTACGACCAGGCCAAGCTGTCTCGCATCCTGGACGTGGCCCAGGACTTGAAG tctcTATCGATGTTGCTGAATGGTACTCCATTTGCCTTTGTAATTGACCTTGCTGCACTTGCCTCTCGCCGTGAATACCTCAAACTTGATAAATGgctgactgacaaaatcagagAGCATGGG gAACCTTTTATCCAGGCGTGTGTGACATTCCTGAAGAGGCGCTGCCCATCCATTATGGGGGGTCTGGCCCCAGACAAGGACCAGCCCAAAAGCGCCCAGCTGCCCCCGGAGACCTTAGCCACCATGctggcctgcctgcagtccTGTGCTGG gaGCGTGTCCCAGGAGCTGTCAGAGACTATCCTTACCATGGTTGCTAACTGCAGCAATGTAATGAATAAAGCCCGACAACCACCACCAGGGGTGATGCCAAAGGGACGTGCTCCCAGCACCAGCAGCCTGGATGCCATCTCTCCTGTACAG ATGGACTCTCTGTCTGGCATGGGTTCCTTGAACCTGGGGGGCACAGCCACCTCCCACACTCAAAGCATGCAAGGTTTCCCAACCTCGCTGAGTTCGGCTTTCAGTAATCCTCAGTCCCCAGCAAAGGCCTTCCCACCACTCTCCAACCCCAACCCCAGCACACCATTTGGTGGCATTGGCAGCCTGTCCTCGCAGCTCCCTGGTATGGACTCTG GTCCTTTGGGCACAGGCATCGGCTCTGGTATTGGTTCTAGTCTGGGGATGCCAACGGTAAACACTGACCCTTTTGGCACCAGGAAGATGAGCACACCAGGCCTGAACCCACCTACCTTTCAGCAGA CTGACCTTTCTCAGGTCTGGCCCGAGGCAAACCAGCACTTTAGTAAGGAGATAGACGACGAAGCAAACAGTTATTTTCAGCGCATCTACAACCATCCACCTCATCCAACTATGTCTGTGGATGAG GTACTGGAAATGCTGCAGAGATTCAAGGATTCAACCATCAAGCGGGAGCGGGAGGTGTTCAATTGCATGCTTCGGAACTTGTTTGAGGAATACCGATTCTTCCCCCAATACCCAGACAAGGAGCTGCACATCACTGCCTGCCTTTTTGGTGGCATTATTGAGAAGGGTCTTGTCACCTACATGGCCCTCGGCTTGGCCCTCAGATATGTTCTTGAAGCCTTAAGAAAACCCTATGGATCCAAAATGTATTACTTTGGAATTGCCGCCCTAGATAGGTTTAAAAACAG ACTAAAGGACTATCCTCAATATTGTCAACACCTGGCTTCAATTGCCCACTTCTTGCAATTCCCCCACCATTTACAAGAG TGTGTGCAGTATATCGAGTATGGCCAACAGTCACGGGACCCTCCGGTGAAGATGCAAGGCTCCATCACCACCCCCGGCAGTCTGGCACTGGCACAAGTCCAAGCACAGGCTCAGTCGCAGCAACCTGGTGTCCCCAAAGCCCCACAGCCAGGTCAGCCCAGCACTCTAGTCACCACAGCCACGACTACAACCACGGTAGCCAAGACCCCTACCATCACCAGACCAACACCCAGCACCTTCAAGAAGGATGTGCCC CCCTCCATAAACACAACCAACATTGACACCCTGCTGGTGGCCACTGACCAAACAGAAAGGATCGTAGAGCCTCCAGAGAATGTCCAGGAGAAGATTGCGTTTATCTTCAACAACCTTTCTCAGTCCAACATGACACAGAAG gttGAGGAGTTGAAAGAAACTGTGAAGGAAGAGTTTATGCCATGGGTGTCTCAGTACCTGGTGATGAAGCGTGTCAGCATTGAGCCCAACTTCCACGGTCTCTACTCCAACTTTCTGGACACTCTCAAGAACCCTGAGTTTGTGAAGATGGTCCTCAATGAGACATACAGGAATATCAAG GTTCTGTTGACTTCTGACAAGGCAGCTGCCAATTTCTCTGATCGCTCCCTGCTGAAGAACCTGGGCCACTGGTTGGGCATGATTACACTGGCCAAAAACAAGCCTATTCTTTACACA GATCTGGAAGTAAAGTCTCTGCTACTGGAAGCCTATGTGAAAGGCCAGCAGGAGCTACTGTACGTGGTTCCCTTTGTGGCCAAAGTTTTGGAGTCCAGTCTACGAAGCATG GTCTTCAGGCCCCAGAACCCCTGGACCATGGCCATCATGAATGTTCTTGCTGAGCTGCATCAAGAACATGATCTCAAG CTGAACTTAAAGTTTGAGATTGAAGTTCTGTGTAAGAACTTGTCTTTGGACATCAACGATCTCAAGCCAGGAAACTTGCTGAAGGACAAAGATAAGCTGAAGAGCCTGGAGGAACAGCTGTCTGCGCCAAAGAAGGAGGCAAAGCCTCCAGAGGAGATGCTGCCAGTGTCTACCACAG GAGACTTTGTTCCATTCGCAGCCCCTCCCTCAACCCCagctaccaccaccaccacttgCACAACCACAGGGCCCCCCACCCCACAGTTCAGTTACCACGACATCAATGTGTATGCCCTGGCAGGTCTGGCTCCACACATCAATATAACTGTCAAC ATCCCTCTGCTACAGGCCCATCCCCAGTTGAAGCAGTGTGTACGGCAGTCAGTCGAGCGAGCTGTTCAGGAGCTGGTGCACCCTGTGGTTGACCGCTCTATCAAAATAGCCATGACAACCTGTGAGCAGATCATCAGGAAGGACTTTGCCCTGGATTCAGAGGAGTCCCGCATGCGTGTGGCTGCCCACCACATGATGAGAAACCTGACTGCTGGCATGGCCATGATCACCTGCCGGGAGCCCCTTCTCATGAGCATCGCCACCAACCTTAAGAACAGCTTTGCTGCTGCACTAAGG GCCCCAACCCCCCAACAGAGGGAAATGATGGAAGAGGCTGCAGCCAGGATTGCTCAAGACAACTGTGAATTGGCTTGCTGCTTCATTCAGAAAACAGCCGTGGAGAAGGCTGGCCCTGAAATGGACAAGAGACTAGCCACG GAGTTTGAACTGAGGAAGCATGCACGGCAAGAGGGACGTCGTTATTGTGATCCTGTTGTTCTGACGTACCAGGCTGAGCGTATGCCTGAGCAGATCAGACTCAAG GTGGGAGGAGTGGACCCGAAGCAACTGGCTGTATATGAGGAGTTTGCCAGGAATGTTCCAGGTTTCTTACCCAGCAATGATCTCTCTCAACCCACTGGCTTCTTGGCTCAGCCCATGAAG CAACAGGCATGGGCCACAGATGATGTGGCTCAGATCTACGATAAGTGCATGGCAGACTTGGAGCAGCATCTTCATGCCATCCCTCCAGCCCTCGCCATGAACCCGCTGACCCAGGCTCTGCGCAGCCTGCTGGAAGCTGTGGCCTTGGCTAGGAACTCCAGGGACGGCATCGCCGCACTTGGCCTTCTACAGAAG GCTGTGGAAGGTCTTCTGGATGCTACTAGTGGTGCTGATGCAGACCTGCTGCTCCGCTACAGGGAGTGCCACCTGCTGGTGCTGAAAGCCCTACAGGATGGACGGGCCTATGGGCCACAGTGGTGCAATAAGCAGATCACCAG GTGTCTGATTGAATGCCGTGATGAGTACAAATATAACGTAGAGGCAGTGGAGCTTCTGATCAGGAACCATCTCGTGAATATGCAGCAGTATGACCTGCACCTGGCACAG TCAATGGAAAACGGACTGCACTACATGGCTGTTGCATTTGCCATGCAATTGGTGAAGCTCCTTCTGGTGGATGAACGCAGTGTCAGCCATGTCACAGAGGCTGACCTCTTCCACACAATTGAAACTTTAATGAGGACCTGTGCACACTCCAGAGCCAACGCACCTGAGGG CCTTCCCCAGCTGATGGATGTTGTTCGCTCCAACTATGAGGCCATGATTGACCGGGCCCACGGAGGACCCAACTTCATGATGCACTCTGGGATTTCACAGGCTTCAGAATATGATGATCCCCCAGGCCTGAGGGAGAAGGCCGAGTACCTCCTGAGGGAATGGGTCAACCTGTACCACTCAGCTGCTGCTGGCAGGGATAGCACCAAAGCTTTTTCTGCCTTCGTTGGCCAG ATGCACCAGCAGGGCATCCTGAAGACCGATGACCTGATCACCAGGTTCTTCCGGCTGTGCACAGAAATGTGTGTGGAGATAAGCTATCGGGCACAGGCTGAGCAGCAGCACAACCCAGCAGCCAGTGCAGCCATCATCAGAGCCAAGTGTTACCACAACCTGGATGCTTTTGTTAGGCTCATAGCCCTGCTTGTCAAACACTCTGGAGAGGCCACCAACACAGTGACAAAGATCAACCTCCTCAACAAG GTTCTGGGTATCGTAGTTGGGGTGCTGATTCAGGACCACGATGTCCGTCAGACAGAATTCCAACAGCTGCCATACCACCGCATTTTCATCATGCTGTTGTTGGAGCTCAACGCTCCTGAACATGTTTTGGAGACCATCAACTTCCAGACACTCACCGCCTTCTG CAACACCTTCCACATCCTGAGACCCACCAAAGCACCCGGCTTTGTGTACGCCTGGCTGGAACTGATCTCCCATCGTATCTTCATCGCCAGGATGCTAGCGCACACACCGCAGCAGAAG GGTTGGCCCATGTATGCACAGCTGCTGATTGATCTCTTCAAGTACCTGGCCCCATTCTTGAGGAATGTAGAGCTCAACAAACCTATGCAAATCCTCTACAAG GGCACACTGCGAGTGCTCCTGGTTCTGCTGCATGACTTCCCAGAGTTCCTGTGTGACTACCATTACGGCTTCTGTGATGTTATCCCACCCAACTGCATCCAGCTTCGCAACCTCATCCTCAGTGCCTTTCCACGCAACATGAGGCTCCCTGACCCTTTCACACCCAATCTCAAg GTGGACATGCTGAGTGAGATCAACATCGCGCCCCGTATCCTCACCAACTTTACAGGCGTTATGCCTTCCCAGTTCAAGAAGGACCTGGACTCATACCTGAAGACTCGGTCACCAGTCACCTTCTTGTCTGAGCTGCGCAGCAACCTGCAG GTGTCCAACGAGCCAGGAAACCGCTACAACATCCAGCTGATCAACGCTCTGGTGTTGTATGTCGGCACACAGGCGATCGCTCACATCCACAACAAAGGCAGCACCCCCTCCATGAGCACGATCACCCACTCTGCACACATGGACATCTTCCAGAACCTGGCCGTGGACCTGGACACTGAGG gTCGTTACCTGTTCTTGAACGCCATCGCCAATCAGCTGCGCTACCCCAACAGCCACACTCATTACTTCAGCTGCACCATGCTCTATCTGTTTGCGGAGGCCAACACCGAGGCCATCCAGGAGCAGATCACCAG GGTTCTGTTGGAGAGGCTGATAGTGAACAGGCCTCACCCATGGGGTCTCCTCATCACCTTCATCGAGCTGATCAAGAACCCTGCCTTCAAGTTCTGGAGCCACGACTTTGTGCACTGTGCCCCTGAGATTGAAAA gCTGTTCCAGTCTGTAGCCCAGTGCTGCATGGGACAGAAGCAGGCCCAGCAGGTGATGGAGGGCACTGGTGCCAGCTAG